In Niallia sp. FSL W8-0635, one genomic interval encodes:
- a CDS encoding RecQ family ATP-dependent DNA helicase, with protein sequence MKLEEKLKEYFQLTHFRGGQKETIASILNHKHTLAMLPTGTGKSLCYQLAGRLLEGTVIIISPLLSLMQDQVEQMKMKGEKRVVALNSFLTPTEKNRVLKQINQYKYIFISPEMISMPHVLAIFQKMKICLFVIDEAHCISQWGYDFRPDYQKLGEIRQKLNNPLTLALTATATEEIRKDINRSLNLEEVEEIIYSVDRSNIGINIEELAHTQEKMEKLLEYIQVLNGQGIVYFSSKKLAEQTAAFLKERASKRIMAYHGGMSQEDRILVQQQFQTGQLDVICATSAFGMGINKEDIRFIIHYHLPTQLESYLQEIGRAGRDGKQSVSIVLYTPGDEWIAYQLIETELPDELQINKWKVRLSKYPTYDDWLKKESCQLEMFFTETQWRVLESYIEPQNKSMEELLRSLALYSKFRHERVNGKKLKIQELIAWLQSESCRRQYILEYFGEKFETRNHKKCCDRCGLELSIFFHNRNNKQNKVLVDWKEQLASILNI encoded by the coding sequence ATGAAATTAGAAGAAAAACTAAAAGAGTACTTTCAATTAACTCATTTTCGGGGCGGTCAGAAAGAAACAATTGCTTCGATTCTTAATCATAAACATACACTTGCGATGCTGCCAACTGGAACAGGGAAGTCATTATGCTACCAGTTAGCTGGAAGACTCTTAGAAGGAACGGTAATCATAATTTCTCCACTTTTATCTTTAATGCAAGATCAAGTAGAACAAATGAAGATGAAAGGGGAAAAAAGAGTAGTTGCTTTAAATTCCTTTCTTACACCAACAGAAAAAAATCGAGTATTGAAGCAAATTAACCAATATAAATATATATTTATTTCCCCAGAAATGATTTCAATGCCACATGTTCTTGCAATTTTTCAAAAAATGAAGATTTGCTTATTTGTTATCGATGAAGCACATTGTATTTCGCAATGGGGATATGATTTTCGACCGGATTATCAAAAATTAGGGGAAATTCGACAGAAATTGAATAACCCTTTAACTTTAGCTTTAACAGCAACAGCTACAGAAGAAATTCGAAAAGATATAAATAGGTCGTTAAATTTAGAAGAAGTAGAGGAAATTATTTATTCTGTTGATCGATCCAATATTGGGATAAATATTGAAGAATTAGCCCATACTCAAGAAAAAATGGAGAAACTTCTCGAATATATCCAAGTGTTAAATGGGCAAGGAATTGTGTATTTCTCCAGTAAAAAGTTGGCTGAACAGACTGCTGCTTTCTTAAAAGAAAGAGCTTCTAAACGAATAATGGCCTATCATGGAGGAATGTCACAAGAAGATCGAATTCTTGTACAACAACAATTTCAAACTGGACAGTTAGATGTTATTTGTGCTACAAGTGCATTTGGGATGGGGATTAACAAGGAAGATATCCGCTTCATTATCCATTATCATTTGCCAACGCAATTAGAATCTTATCTTCAGGAAATTGGAAGAGCGGGCAGAGATGGAAAACAGAGTGTTTCCATTGTTCTATACACACCAGGAGATGAATGGATTGCTTATCAGTTAATCGAAACAGAGCTTCCAGATGAATTGCAAATTAATAAATGGAAAGTACGCTTAAGTAAATACCCAACATATGACGATTGGTTGAAAAAAGAAAGTTGCCAGTTAGAAATGTTTTTTACAGAAACACAATGGCGAGTTTTAGAGTCATATATTGAGCCACAAAATAAATCAATGGAAGAGTTATTGCGCTCTCTTGCATTATATAGTAAATTTCGGCATGAGCGAGTAAACGGTAAAAAACTAAAGATACAAGAGTTAATTGCCTGGTTACAGTCTGAAAGCTGCCGAAGACAGTATATATTGGAATATTTCGGAGAAAAGTTTGAAACTCGAAATCACAAAAAATGTTGTGACAGATGCGGATTAGAGTTATCCATTTTCTTTCATAATAGGAATAATAAGCAGAATAAAGTACTAGTTGATTGGAAAGAACAGTTAGCTTCTATTTTAAATATATAA
- a CDS encoding helix-turn-helix domain-containing protein encodes MSFMKIIILNCLYKMNGERTVYSILHILNGKKSSQTIQDIHIFQLTSLFQSFPTLTREQLDDVIYTLYKEKWIVKVGDNHYIINDARKLELENLLKMNPLPNYLNGWRFHAVTEPFWQRMSLLVQVASHLSENSIRYIPVQRNPVTQLWLKDTLHSISVERSEIHKYLYKDIVKCLDGIEIDPVILTHRLTGIREIGLTADQAALELKIDPARYQLSFISILHYMIDTIISNEKEYPLLCHMIQGSKRNITLTASTAKTYTLIQKGYNIEEIVHLRNLKQSTIEDHIIEILLNVPEFPVHSLVSKEKIIRIKNTIEQLSSKSLKVIKEQLVDVSYFEIRVVMARYGESS; translated from the coding sequence ATGTCCTTTATGAAAATAATTATTCTAAACTGTTTATATAAAATGAATGGGGAAAGGACCGTTTACTCTATTCTTCATATTTTGAATGGGAAAAAATCATCACAAACAATCCAAGATATTCATATTTTTCAGTTAACCTCCTTATTTCAATCCTTTCCCACATTAACCAGAGAGCAATTAGATGATGTTATATATACATTATATAAGGAAAAATGGATCGTAAAGGTAGGAGATAACCACTATATTATTAATGATGCTAGAAAGTTGGAGTTGGAGAATTTGTTAAAGATGAATCCTCTTCCAAATTATTTGAACGGTTGGAGATTTCATGCAGTAACAGAACCGTTTTGGCAAAGAATGTCTTTACTTGTACAAGTTGCTTCGCATTTGTCAGAAAACAGCATTCGCTATATTCCCGTTCAAAGGAATCCTGTAACACAATTATGGTTGAAGGATACTTTGCATTCAATATCTGTGGAAAGAAGCGAAATTCATAAATATCTCTATAAAGATATAGTAAAATGTCTTGATGGGATAGAAATAGATCCAGTAATCTTAACGCATAGATTAACTGGCATCCGAGAAATAGGTCTTACTGCAGATCAAGCTGCTTTAGAATTGAAAATAGATCCGGCCAGATATCAGTTATCATTTATTAGTATTCTTCATTATATGATAGATACAATCATCTCTAATGAGAAGGAATATCCACTATTATGTCATATGATACAGGGGAGTAAGAGAAACATTACACTTACAGCTTCAACTGCAAAAACATACACGCTTATACAAAAAGGTTATAACATCGAGGAAATTGTTCATCTAAGAAATCTAAAGCAAAGTACAATTGAGGATCATATTATTGAAATACTATTAAATGTCCCAGAGTTTCCAGTCCATAGTCTAGTTAGCAAGGAAAAGATAATACGAATTAAAAATACCATCGAGCAATTATCCTCTAAATCTTTAAAAGTAATCAAGGAACAATTAGTGGATGTCTCTTATTTTGAGATACGTGTGGTAATGGCAAGGTATGGTGAGTCATCATGA
- a CDS encoding ferredoxin — MTKYTIVDKDTCIACGACGAAAPDIYDYDDEGIAFVMLDDNQGTVEVPEVLLDDMLDAFEGCPTDSIKVADESFDGDPLKFE; from the coding sequence ATGACAAAATATACAATTGTTGATAAAGACACATGTATTGCATGTGGAGCTTGCGGAGCAGCGGCACCTGATATTTATGATTATGATGACGAAGGTATTGCTTTCGTTATGCTAGATGATAATCAAGGAACAGTTGAAGTACCTGAAGTATTATTAGATGATATGCTAGATGCTTTTGAAGGTTGTCCGACTGATTCGATTAAAGTAGCAGACGAATCCTTTGATGGAGATCCTCTAAAATTCGAATAG
- a CDS encoding ECF transporter S component: MKKKMNVRKYVLIGMMSSLAYVLMMLKFPIPPFPSYLKVDFSDIPALVAALILGPGAGILVELIKNILDYLITGSETGVPVGHFANFLAGISFILPTYFIYNKIKSKKGMAIGLTLSILIMTTLLSLFNYFIMLPFYNALMKIPNDTTILKQTILSAIIPFNLLKGIIISIIFALVFSKMGVWINKQIPTRNV, from the coding sequence ATGAAGAAAAAAATGAATGTAAGAAAGTATGTTTTAATTGGAATGATGAGTAGTTTAGCGTATGTGCTAATGATGCTTAAATTCCCAATTCCACCATTTCCAAGCTACTTAAAGGTTGATTTTAGTGATATTCCTGCATTAGTAGCCGCACTTATTTTAGGTCCAGGAGCGGGAATATTAGTTGAGTTAATAAAAAATATATTGGATTATTTAATAACAGGAAGTGAAACAGGTGTTCCAGTTGGACATTTTGCAAACTTTCTCGCAGGAATCTCGTTCATCTTACCAACTTATTTTATTTACAATAAAATAAAATCTAAAAAAGGAATGGCTATCGGTTTAACTTTAAGTATTTTAATCATGACTACTTTATTAAGTCTGTTTAATTACTTTATCATGTTACCATTCTATAATGCATTAATGAAAATACCGAATGACACTACTATATTAAAACAAACGATTCTTTCAGCGATTATTCCATTTAATCTGTTAAAAGGAATAATTATTTCGATAATCTTTGCGTTAGTATTCTCGAAAATGGGTGTGTGGATTAATAAACAAATCCCAACTAGAAACGTTTAA
- a CDS encoding M23 family metallopeptidase has translation MGDYIRRILIAAIMLLFISLLFLGGKHSQAETLSLSERTKTWTWPSEGIITDTFNTRNGTHKGIDIAGNLGDHVYVVDEGVVTKSYYSQSYGNVIFVKHENDLETVYAHLSKRFVNEDQLVKKGELIGGMGNTGHSSGVHLHFEIHNKEWTVTKENAINPILVLGNVQVGQAVKITVQEETEEVTSKPTVEPIHSPKLDSFQEEEKKLEEEYIKRSMKEMEINLEEDESEYSTIPYKKASIYLKSSKYLMEEKREDYT, from the coding sequence ATGGGAGACTATATTAGGAGAATACTTATAGCGGCTATTATGCTTTTATTTATAAGCTTATTGTTCTTAGGGGGCAAACATTCACAAGCAGAAACACTCTCCCTATCTGAACGAACGAAGACGTGGACTTGGCCGAGTGAAGGAATCATTACAGATACCTTTAATACTAGGAATGGTACACATAAAGGAATAGATATTGCAGGTAATTTAGGAGACCATGTGTATGTCGTGGATGAAGGGGTTGTAACAAAGTCTTATTACTCTCAATCCTATGGAAATGTCATTTTTGTTAAGCATGAGAATGATCTAGAAACTGTGTATGCTCATTTAAGTAAGCGGTTTGTAAATGAAGATCAGTTAGTGAAAAAGGGTGAATTAATAGGGGGAATGGGAAATACAGGGCACTCATCCGGTGTTCATTTGCATTTTGAAATACATAATAAAGAATGGACAGTTACAAAAGAAAATGCAATAAATCCAATTTTGGTTTTAGGAAATGTACAAGTCGGTCAGGCAGTAAAAATTACGGTGCAAGAAGAAACAGAGGAAGTAACAAGTAAACCAACAGTAGAACCTATTCACTCTCCTAAATTAGATTCATTTCAAGAGGAAGAAAAAAAGTTAGAAGAAGAGTACATAAAGAGAAGTATGAAAGAAATGGAGATAAATCTGGAGGAAGATGAATCCGAATATTCAACAATTCCATACAAGAAAGCGAGTATCTATTTAAAAAGTAGTAAGTATCTTATGGAGGAGAAAAGAGAGGATTATACTTAA
- a CDS encoding GerMN domain-containing protein, with protein sequence MGKQKWNEEKIKHVLKQLPSIKDERSPESIYHTIQLKKKPVRKMRRIMPILATACTIMLLFIISQSFFDSNVSFKSERKVAENSSIMKAKISDEAEKNEIQNLDIAEEQKDMSANSLTPIAIYQEDVGNQEVLTYPIPDVNVQVIVPISILVENPDHLSRFDLYVQNVKKVIGINDHLSDYFPISPEIFTYTLKDNNIEVDVKREFTNFGSHSEEFFNTMIQQQLQSIGAKKMEFYTNDKLGAELGNRTETTIDYRPLENRAYFLLQDGESKERPLYVPWEEPYDSIENAFDAMEDNIETHGLMASIPDTIDIDKVSKDENKRQLIVYLSNDSKMEEDQKTLYAIESILLTAKEFKYSTVKFENTKVKEVGDFLLTKELVVPVAANRVDIKE encoded by the coding sequence ATGGGGAAACAGAAGTGGAATGAGGAAAAAATAAAACATGTATTAAAGCAATTACCATCTATCAAAGATGAGCGAAGCCCGGAATCTATTTATCATACTATCCAATTAAAAAAGAAACCCGTGCGCAAAATGAGAAGAATCATGCCAATATTAGCTACCGCATGTACAATAATGCTACTATTTATTATTAGTCAAAGTTTCTTTGATAGTAATGTATCGTTTAAGAGTGAAAGGAAGGTTGCTGAAAATTCTTCTATAATGAAAGCAAAAATATCGGATGAGGCTGAAAAAAATGAAATACAAAATCTGGATATAGCAGAAGAACAAAAAGATATGTCAGCAAACTCACTTACACCAATAGCTATCTATCAGGAAGATGTAGGGAATCAAGAGGTTTTAACTTATCCGATTCCCGATGTAAATGTTCAAGTAATTGTTCCTATAAGTATATTGGTTGAAAACCCGGATCATTTGTCTCGGTTTGATCTATATGTACAAAATGTAAAAAAAGTAATTGGTATTAATGATCATTTAAGTGATTATTTTCCTATTAGTCCTGAGATTTTCACTTACACTTTAAAGGATAATAATATTGAGGTAGATGTTAAACGTGAATTTACAAACTTTGGATCTCATTCTGAAGAATTTTTTAATACAATGATTCAGCAACAATTGCAATCAATTGGTGCAAAGAAAATGGAGTTTTATACGAATGATAAGTTAGGAGCAGAACTAGGGAATCGAACAGAAACGACCATTGATTATAGACCGCTAGAAAATAGAGCTTACTTTCTTTTGCAAGATGGTGAATCAAAGGAAAGACCATTATATGTACCTTGGGAAGAGCCTTATGACTCTATAGAAAATGCCTTTGATGCAATGGAAGATAATATTGAAACCCATGGATTAATGGCATCAATCCCTGATACTATCGATATTGATAAGGTTTCAAAGGATGAAAACAAGCGACAATTAATTGTCTATCTCTCAAATGATAGTAAGATGGAAGAGGATCAAAAGACGTTATATGCTATTGAGTCGATACTATTAACAGCAAAAGAGTTTAAATATTCTACAGTAAAGTTTGAAAATACAAAGGTGAAAGAAGTAGGAGATTTTCTACTAACAAAAGAACTCGTTGTTCCAGTTGCTGCCAATAGAGTGGATATAAAAGAATAA
- the sigX gene encoding RNA polymerase sigma factor SigX has product MTTNILNGGGEKMNSVFDEIYTKYHHDVFQFLFYMVNHKETAEDLVQEVYIRVLKSYHRFEGKSTEKTWLFSIARNVAIDHFRKQKNWKERIMDKFDWSKQQIKADGFLPEEIALHSEEVKGVYSALQYCTVDQRMVIVFRYIQELSISETANALGWTESKVKTTQHRALKALRIFLEEYGGKEDPYGETEVE; this is encoded by the coding sequence ATTACGACTAATATATTGAACGGGGGAGGAGAAAAGATGAACTCCGTTTTTGATGAAATTTATACTAAGTATCATCATGACGTTTTTCAATTTTTATTTTACATGGTCAATCACAAGGAAACGGCAGAAGATTTAGTACAAGAAGTATATATTCGTGTTCTTAAATCATATCATCGTTTTGAGGGGAAGAGTACGGAAAAAACTTGGTTGTTTAGTATTGCTAGAAATGTGGCAATAGACCATTTTCGCAAACAAAAAAATTGGAAAGAACGTATTATGGATAAGTTTGACTGGTCGAAACAACAAATAAAAGCAGATGGATTTCTTCCAGAAGAAATTGCACTGCATTCAGAAGAAGTGAAAGGTGTCTATAGTGCCTTACAATATTGTACAGTAGACCAACGAATGGTTATTGTATTTCGGTATATTCAAGAACTTTCCATTTCTGAAACAGCTAATGCATTAGGATGGACAGAAAGCAAAGTGAAAACAACACAGCATCGTGCATTGAAGGCATTGCGAATCTTTTTAGAAGAATATGGCGGAAAGGAGGATCCATATGGGGAAACAGAAGTGGAATGA
- a CDS encoding ATP-binding protein, which yields MKFWRSVVFKLWITFLLLVSVVLTILTIMLLEYFEQYYTEQTENELTNTATKISEIMKEHNNQTGLEIVGELLDHSTGAIIISSPDQIYYYPETRMQEISYAFLEENEELKNVITSNKSAVVMTKWMNNEKVPEQVAIVGSPLHINGNDGAVFIYQSLQSMNESKLSTAKFIVLAAAIAIILTTIFAFFLLTRITAPLRKMREAAFEMAQGNFATKVPIMAQDEIGELSMAFNEMARRLHFNMNALSQEKEQLDNILSGMADGVLTLNRNGSLLLTNPPAEKFLQHWYYQKGEFSDMQGQIPDELRKLFQLAVHTGNEQIDEITLQGRNWVMIVSPLYNKKDIRGAIVVIRDMTEERKLDKLRIDFIANISHELRTPISMLQGYSEAIVDNIAESEEEKREMARIIYDESLRMGRLVNEFLDLARMETGYLELRKEPMDLYTFFNRVARKFKAIAKEKEILFTISISEDIGEYELDPDRIEQVLTNIMDNSMRHTPSGGNVSLRSRSDDYGVYIEVEDTGAGIPEEDLPYVFERFYKADKARTRGNAGTGLGLAIVKNIIDAHGGDISVYSKYGRGTTFFIFLPRNKEEN from the coding sequence ATGAAGTTTTGGCGAAGCGTAGTATTTAAGCTTTGGATTACCTTTTTATTACTAGTTTCCGTTGTGTTAACGATTCTTACGATTATGCTATTGGAGTATTTTGAGCAATATTATACTGAACAAACGGAAAATGAATTAACGAATACGGCAACAAAAATATCGGAAATAATGAAAGAACATAATAATCAAACTGGATTGGAAATTGTAGGGGAGCTTCTTGACCATTCAACTGGAGCAATAATTATTTCTTCTCCAGATCAAATCTATTATTATCCAGAGACTCGAATGCAAGAGATTTCCTATGCTTTTCTTGAAGAAAATGAAGAATTAAAAAACGTAATAACGAGTAATAAATCAGCTGTTGTAATGACGAAATGGATGAATAACGAGAAGGTACCTGAGCAAGTTGCAATCGTAGGGTCTCCACTTCACATAAATGGGAATGATGGAGCTGTTTTTATTTATCAGTCTTTACAATCGATGAATGAATCGAAGCTATCTACAGCAAAATTTATTGTATTAGCTGCTGCTATTGCCATTATTTTAACGACGATTTTTGCCTTTTTTTTATTAACTAGAATTACGGCTCCTTTAAGAAAGATGAGAGAAGCTGCCTTTGAAATGGCTCAAGGAAATTTTGCGACAAAAGTACCGATAATGGCACAAGATGAAATTGGTGAACTTTCGATGGCGTTCAATGAAATGGCAAGAAGGTTACATTTTAATATGAACGCATTGAGCCAAGAGAAGGAGCAGCTGGACAATATTTTAAGCGGAATGGCAGATGGTGTGCTAACTCTTAATCGAAATGGAAGTTTACTACTTACCAATCCACCTGCCGAAAAATTTTTACAACATTGGTATTATCAAAAAGGCGAATTCAGTGATATGCAAGGACAAATTCCAGATGAATTGCGGAAATTATTTCAGCTTGCCGTCCATACTGGTAATGAACAGATAGATGAAATTACTCTACAAGGAAGAAACTGGGTAATGATTGTTAGTCCCCTTTATAATAAGAAGGATATTAGGGGAGCAATCGTTGTTATTCGTGATATGACAGAGGAACGGAAATTAGATAAGCTTCGGATTGATTTTATTGCGAATATTTCTCATGAACTAAGAACACCTATTAGTATGTTGCAAGGATACAGTGAGGCGATTGTGGATAATATTGCTGAATCAGAGGAAGAGAAGAGGGAAATGGCTCGGATAATCTACGATGAGTCATTAAGAATGGGTCGTTTAGTCAATGAATTTTTAGATTTAGCTCGAATGGAAACAGGTTATCTAGAGTTAAGAAAAGAACCAATGGATTTATATACATTTTTTAATCGTGTTGCAAGAAAGTTTAAGGCGATAGCAAAAGAGAAAGAAATATTGTTTACTATCTCCATTTCAGAAGATATAGGGGAATATGAGCTAGATCCAGATCGTATCGAGCAAGTTTTAACCAATATAATGGACAATAGTATGCGACATACGCCAAGTGGTGGCAATGTTTCTTTACGAAGTCGTTCTGATGATTATGGTGTGTATATAGAGGTAGAGGATACGGGAGCTGGTATCCCTGAAGAAGATTTACCTTATGTTTTTGAGCGTTTTTATAAAGCGGATAAAGCGAGAACTAGAGGAAATGCAGGGACAGGCTTAGGATTAGCTATTGTCAAAAATATAATTGATGCCCATGGTGGCGACATTTCTGTATATAGTAAATATGGTCGAGGAACCACATTTTTTATCTTTTTACCTCGAAATAAAGAAGAAAATTAG
- a CDS encoding response regulator transcription factor, with the protein MEKEIKILVVDDEERIRRLLKMYLEREEFIVEEAEDGVSALTKALNTDYDVILLDLMMPGKDGMEVCKELREKKTTPVIMLTAKGEEVNRVQGFEVGTDDYIVKPFSPREVVLRVKALLRRSTTTTFEQSDSTSKDVIIFPALTIDHDAHRVLASGKEVSLTPKEYELLFFLAKSPDKVFDRELLLKEVWHYEFFGDLRTVDTHVKRLREKLNRVSEEAASMIVTVWGVGYKFEVNNG; encoded by the coding sequence ATGGAGAAGGAAATTAAAATTCTAGTGGTAGATGACGAAGAAAGAATCAGACGTCTTTTAAAAATGTATTTAGAAAGAGAAGAGTTTATTGTGGAGGAAGCGGAAGACGGTGTGAGCGCTCTTACTAAAGCATTAAACACAGATTATGATGTTATCTTACTCGATTTGATGATGCCTGGAAAAGATGGGATGGAAGTATGTAAGGAGTTAAGAGAGAAAAAAACGACTCCTGTCATCATGCTTACAGCTAAAGGTGAAGAAGTAAATAGAGTTCAAGGATTTGAAGTTGGAACAGATGATTATATTGTAAAGCCTTTTAGCCCTAGAGAAGTAGTATTAAGAGTAAAGGCTTTATTGCGACGGTCAACGACTACTACATTTGAACAAAGTGATAGTACCTCAAAGGATGTTATTATATTTCCAGCATTAACAATTGATCATGACGCACATCGTGTATTGGCTAGTGGTAAAGAAGTAAGCTTAACTCCAAAGGAATATGAATTATTATTTTTTCTAGCTAAATCTCCAGATAAAGTATTTGATCGAGAATTACTATTAAAAGAAGTATGGCATTACGAATTTTTTGGTGATTTAAGAACAGTGGATACACATGTTAAGCGATTAAGAGAAAAGCTAAATCGCGTTTCAGAAGAGGCAGCTAGTATGATTGTAACTGTTTGGGGAGTAGGCTATAAGTTTGAGGTTAACAATGGATGA
- the rluB gene encoding 23S rRNA pseudouridine(2605) synthase RluB, translated as MERLQKVIAHAGIASRRKAEELILEGKVKVNGKTVKELGVKVGSNDKIEVSGVPIEREEPVYFILYKPRGVISSVNDDKGRKVVTDYFSEIEARIYPIGRLDYDTSGIILLTNDGEFANLMMHPKGEIEKVYVAKVKGIPAREKVKQLERGIMLEDGKTAPAKVKILSVDKKKGTSIIELKIHEGRNRQVRRMFEAIGTPVMKLKRERYSFLNLNGLQPGDARELTAHEVKLLRAEAQKKKG; from the coding sequence ATGGAAAGACTACAAAAAGTAATCGCACATGCAGGGATTGCATCAAGAAGAAAAGCAGAGGAATTAATCCTGGAAGGAAAAGTAAAAGTTAATGGAAAAACAGTGAAAGAATTAGGTGTAAAAGTAGGTTCTAACGATAAAATCGAAGTAAGTGGAGTCCCAATAGAAAGAGAAGAACCGGTTTATTTTATTCTTTATAAACCAAGAGGCGTAATCTCAAGTGTTAATGATGATAAAGGAAGAAAAGTCGTAACCGATTATTTTTCTGAAATTGAAGCAAGAATTTATCCAATTGGACGTCTGGACTATGATACTTCAGGCATTATTCTTTTAACGAACGATGGAGAATTTGCAAATCTTATGATGCATCCAAAAGGAGAAATTGAGAAAGTTTACGTTGCCAAAGTTAAAGGTATACCAGCTCGAGAAAAAGTAAAGCAATTGGAAAGAGGAATTATGCTTGAGGATGGAAAAACTGCTCCTGCAAAAGTGAAAATCCTTTCTGTCGATAAGAAAAAAGGAACAAGTATTATTGAGTTGAAAATTCACGAAGGAAGAAACCGCCAAGTAAGAAGAATGTTTGAGGCAATTGGAACACCGGTAATGAAATTAAAGCGAGAAAGATATTCTTTCTTAAATTTAAACGGCTTACAGCCTGGAGATGCTCGTGAACTTACGGCACATGAAGTGAAGTTATTGAGAGCAGAAGCCCAAAAGAAGAAAGGGTAA
- a CDS encoding spore maturation protein, whose protein sequence is MEIISLVSLWMIPSLIGFILLYGTFKKVPTYESFVEGGKEGIQIAFSIIPYLVGMLVSISIFRASGALEYFMSFLKPLLDLIGVPSEVAPLAIIRPISGNAALGMTSDLIATYGPDSFIGRLASVIQGSTDTTLYVLTVYFGAVGIKKMGDALKVGLLADLIGFIAAIVVVTLMFGK, encoded by the coding sequence ATGGAGATAATATCTTTAGTTTCATTGTGGATGATTCCTTCCCTAATAGGGTTTATTTTACTGTACGGAACATTTAAAAAAGTACCAACATATGAAAGTTTCGTTGAAGGTGGAAAAGAAGGAATTCAGATTGCTTTCTCTATTATTCCCTATTTAGTAGGCATGCTCGTTTCCATTTCTATTTTCCGAGCATCTGGAGCATTAGAATATTTTATGAGCTTTCTTAAGCCTCTCTTAGACCTTATTGGAGTTCCTTCTGAAGTAGCTCCTCTGGCGATTATTAGACCGATATCGGGAAATGCTGCATTAGGAATGACGAGTGATTTAATTGCTACTTACGGACCAGATTCATTTATCGGAAGGCTTGCTTCTGTTATACAAGGAAGCACGGATACAACCCTCTATGTATTAACCGTTTACTTTGGAGCTGTAGGGATAAAGAAAATGGGTGACGCCTTAAAAGTTGGATTATTAGCAGATCTTATTGGATTTATCGCTGCCATTGTAGTTGTAACGTTGATGTTTGGGAAATAA
- a CDS encoding nucleoside recognition domain-containing protein produces the protein MVNYIWAALAIIGIVFAAINGTMDEVNKAIFSGAKEAVTICIGLISVLVFWLGMMKIAEQAGLLQKLTNLFRPIVAKLFPEVPKNHPAMGYILSNMIANIFGLGNAATPLGIKAMEELKRLNGGKNTASSSMITFLALNTSCITLIPTTVIAIRMNYHSASPTDIVGPTIIATIFSCIGGILIDRYFYHKRMRKG, from the coding sequence ATGGTTAATTATATTTGGGCAGCCCTTGCCATTATTGGCATTGTTTTTGCTGCTATTAATGGAACAATGGATGAAGTGAATAAGGCGATTTTTTCTGGTGCTAAGGAAGCAGTAACAATATGTATTGGACTGATTAGTGTACTTGTTTTCTGGCTTGGGATGATGAAAATAGCGGAGCAGGCAGGGTTACTCCAAAAACTTACCAACCTATTTAGACCAATAGTAGCAAAGCTTTTTCCAGAGGTTCCGAAGAATCATCCTGCAATGGGGTATATATTATCAAATATGATTGCTAATATTTTTGGATTAGGGAATGCGGCAACACCGCTAGGGATTAAAGCAATGGAAGAATTGAAAAGATTAAATGGGGGCAAGAATACAGCAAGCAGCAGTATGATTACCTTTCTTGCCCTAAACACATCATGTATTACCTTAATTCCGACAACGGTAATTGCAATCAGAATGAATTACCATTCTGCGTCACCGACAGATATAGTAGGACCAACCATAATTGCAACCATTTTCTCTTGTATAGGTGGGATTTTGATTGATCGCTATTTTTACCATAAGAGAATGAGAAAAGGGTGA